The sequence GACCGCTACCATACCCCCCATGACCAAGAGCATCGCCGCCTTTCAGGACGAATACGGCCGCATCACGGGGTGGCCCTCCGATCGCCGCCGGGCGCATCAACTCGCCATCCTCGACCACCTCACGGGCCTCTTCGAGCCGGGCCGCCGCTACAGCGAGGACGAGGTGATGGGGGTGCTGGCCGACCACAGCACGCTGGAGGACCCGGGCATCCTGCTCACCGAACTCGTGGACGGCGACTACCTCGCCCGGGGAGACGGCACGTACTGGCGGGCGGACAGCAGGCCCAATGGCTAAAGTTACGACGAAGTACGTCTGCACGAGCTGCGGCTACCAGTCGGCCAAGCCGCTGGGCCGCTGCCCGAACTGCCAGGCGTGGAACTCCTTTGAGGAGGAGGTGCCTGCCGTTGCCAGCTCAAAGGCGCGGGGTGGATTGGGGGGCTACGGTGGTGTCACGGGAGGCCGTCTCACCCCCCTCTCCACCGTCGGGCGGCGAGAGGAACCCCGGCTCCCCAGCGGTATTCCCGAACTCGACCGGGTGCTGGGGGGCGGCCTGGTCGCGGGAGGCGTCACCCTGATCGGCGGCGAGCCGGGCATCGGCAAGAGCACGCTGCTCCTTCAGGTGGCCGACAAGTTGGCGCGGGGCGGTTCAACCGTCCTCTACGTGGCGGGCGAGGAGTCGCTGGAGCAGATTCGCCTGCGGGCCGACCGCCTGGGCGTGACGGCTGAGATTCAACTGACCCGCGACACCCGCGCCGAGCACATCGCCGCCCTCATGGCCGAACACAAACCTGCCCTGTGCATCGTGGACTCCATCCAGACCGTGACGGTCGAGGGGGACGGCACCCCCGGCGGCGTCGCCCAGGTGCGTGAGGGGACGGCCCTCCTGACCCGGGCGGCCAAGGAGACGGGCACCGCGACCGTCCTCGTCGGCCACGTGACCAAGGAGGGCACGGTCGCCGGGCCGAAGGTGATGGAACATATCGTGGATACCACCGTGTTCCTCGAAACGGTCGGCTCCTTCCGCCTCCTCAGGAGCGTAAAAAACCGTTTCGGCCAGGCCGGGGAACTCGGCGTCTTCGAGATGCGGGGGGAGGGCCTGGTCGCTGTGGAAAATCCCAGCGCCGCTTTCCTCGCCGAGCGGCCCGTCGGCGTTCCCGGCAGCGTCGTCGCGGCAACCGTCGACGGGCAGCGGCCCATGCTGCTCGAAGTCCAGGCCCTTGCCGCCAAGACGCCCTATCCCAATCCGCGCCGGGTGGTCGTCGGCCTCGATCCCCGGCGTGTGGACGTGGTGCTGGCTGTCCTGGAACGCCGCCTCGACCTCACCCTGGGGGGGCTGGACGTGTACGTCAACCTCGCGGGCGGCCTGAAGGTGCCCGACCCCGGGCTCGATCTCCCGGTGGCGCTCGCGGTGTATTCCGCGGTGGTGGGCCGGGCGCTTCCCGGCAACGTCGCCGTCTTCGGGGAAGTCGGTCTGGCGGGCGAGGTCCGCTCGACCCAGGGAGCCCTGCGCCGCGCCGAGGAGGCGGCCCGGGCGGGCTACCGCAACCTCATCGTGCCCCCCGGACTGGATGGGCGCGAGGGCGTCCGCAGTGTGGAGGAGGCCGTGGGGCTCGTCTGGAAGGCAACGAATTGAAGAGCTTGCCTTCATGAAGGTGTAGGGATGTGAAGGAGTGCATAGAGATTTGGTCAAGAAAAAAGCGCCCGCCTGAGATGTGTCTGTCGAAATCTCGGGTCACACTGGGGTCACTTATGAACAAGACCCTGCGAATTCTGACCGTCACCGCCCTGCTCGCCGTGCCCACGAGTGTCCTCGCCCAGACCGGCACGGATACGACGGGGACGGGCACCACCGATACGACGGGGACCGGAACGACCGATACGACGGGAACGGACACCACCGGAACCACCGATACCACCGGCACGGACACGACTGGAACGGATACGACCGGGACCGATACCACGGGTACCGACACGACGGGCACAGACACCACCGGGACAGACACGACCGGCACCGATACCACGGGCACGGATACCACCGGCACCGACACGACGGGTACGGACACGACCGGGACGACCGATACCACGGGCACGGCTGGAACCACTGACACCACCACCACCACGGACACGACGACCACGACCACCAACCGCGGAACAGACTGGGGCTGGCTGGGCCTTGCCGGTCTGCTCGGCCTGGCGGGCCTGGGAGGGCGCCGCGCCACGAACGTGCGCCGGGTGGATACCACGACCACCACCACGCGCCGCTAAACCGCAAACAGGGAGCCGCCGCCCGACCATGGGGTGGCGGCTTGTATATTCATAGAGGAATCATTGCGTCCGGGTGTCCTCCCTACCCACTGAACGTTTCTCGTGGAATCAAGACAATCACCGAAGCCACGTGTCTTGCACCTCCGGCGCAGTCTGCTGTAATGCCAAAATAATCCCTCTTCGCACGGGCTCGTCAAGAGAGGCAAGCGGTGCCTGAATATCTTCTACCTGTTAAACGCTGGTACCGGGGCAGAACGTATCCTCGTCGCAAGTTTTGAGGAAAAGGAGCAGACGGAGGAATGCCTCCACCAGGGAGCGCAATCGAAACACTCGCTTCAGGCTGCTGGCTTTATACCCGTCCGGGCAAAGAAAGGGCCGCCACCCGTGCAGAGGTGGCGGCTTTCTTCGCTGAGGTTTAGTTCAGCACCCCGGTCTCGAAGCGGAACTTCTGGCCGTCGTAGTCCACCGTCAGGGTGCTGCCCTCGGGGACGTGGCCCGACAGGATTTCGCGGGCGAGCGGCGTTTCGACCTCGCGGGCGATGGCGCGCTTGAGGGGACGGGCCCCAAAGGCGGGGTCGTAGCCGAGCTGGGCGAGCTTGTCCTTGGCACTCTCGGTCAGGTGCAGCGTCACGCGGCGCTCGGCCAGGCGCCTCCGCAGGCCGCTCATCTGGATCTCGACGATCCGCTGCAGGTCGGCGGGGGTCAGCGCGTCGAACACGATGACGTCGTCCACGCGGTTCAGGAACTCGGGCCGGAAGTGCGCCTGCAGCACGGCGAGAACCTGCTCGCGGATGCTCTCGGCGCTGTCACCCCGGGCCTGCGCCTCCAGGATCAGCGGTGAGCCGATGTTGCTCGTCATGATGATCAGCGTGTTGCGGAAGTCCACCGTTCGGCCCTGACCGTCCGTGAGGCGGCCATCGTCCAGCACCTGAAGCAGCACGTTGAACACGTCCGGGTGCGCCTTCTCGATCTCGTCGAGCAGGATCACCGAGTAGGGACGGCGCCGCACGGCCTCGGTGAGCTGGCCGCCCTCCTCGTAGCCCACGTAACCGGGAGGAGCCCCGATCAGGCGGGCGACGGTGTGCTTCTCCATGTACTCGCTCATGTCGAGCCGGACCATCGCGTCGGTCGAGTCGAAGAGGAACTCGGCCAGGGCCTTCGCCAGCTCAGTCTTGCCCACCCCCGTCGGCCCCAGGAACATGAAGGAACCCAGCGGGCGGTTGGGGTCGTTCAGCCCGGCGCGGGCACGGCGGATCGCGTCGGACACGCTCACGATGGCGCGGTCCTGCCCGATCACCCGCCCGTGCAGTTGCTCTTCCAGGTGCAGCAGCTTCTCGCGCTCGCCCTCCATCAGCTTGCTCACGGGGATGCCCGTCCAGCGGCTCACGACGGCGGCGATGTCCTCCTCGGTCACTTCCATGTGCGCGAACTCGGCGCCCTTGAGCTTGCGCTCCAGCTCCTGCACCTCGCGCTCCAGTTGCGGCAGGCGGCCATACTCCAGCTCGGCGGCCTTCTGGAGGTCGTACTCGCGGCGGGCCTTTTCAATATCGGTGCGGACCTGATCCAGCGCCTCGCGCTTCTCGCGCAGGGCCTGAACCTCGCCTCGCTCGGCCTCCCAGCGGGAGCGGACCTCGGCCAGCTCGTCGGTGATCGCGCGCAGCGAGTCCTCGATGTCGAGCAGGCGGTTTTGCGAGTCCTGGTCCTTCTCGCGCTTCAGGGCCTCGCGCTCGATCTCCAGTTGCAGCTTGCGGCGCTGGAGCTGGTCGATGCGCTCGGGACTGGATTCCAGCGCCATCCGCAGCCGGGCCGCCGACTCGTCGATCAGGTCGATGGCCTTGTCGGGCAGTTGCCGGTCGCTGATGTAACGGTGGCTGAGCTGCGCGGCGGCCACGAGCGCGGGATCGGTAATCTCGACGTTGTGGTGGACCTGATACCGCTCCTTGATGCCGCGCAGGATGGAGATGGTGTCCTCCACGCTGGGCTCGTCCACGAAGACGGGCTGGAAGCGCCGCTCCAGGGCGGGGTCCTTTTCAATTTCGCGGTACTCGTCGAGGGTGGTCGCGCCGATCAGGTGCAGCTCACCGCGCGCCAGGGCGGGCTTGAGCATGTTGCCCGCGTCGGGGCTGCCCTCGGTCTTGCCCGCGCCGACGATGGTGTGAATCTCGTCCACGAAGAGGATGATCTCGCCCTGCGACTGCACGACCTCGTCGATGACGCCCTTGAGGCGTTCCTCGAACTCGCCGCGGAATTTGGCGCCCGCGAGCAGGCTGCCCATCTCCAGCGAGACGATGCGCTTGTTCTTGAGCCCCTCCGGCACGTCGCCCTTCACGATGCGGATGGCGAGGCCCTCGGCGATGGCGGTCTTGCCGACGCCGGGCTCGCCGATCAGCACGGGGTTGTTCTTCGTGCGGCGCAGCAGAATCTGCATCACGCGGCGAATCTCCTCGTCGCGGCCGATCACGGGGTCGAACTTGCCGTCACGGGCGCGCTGGGTCAGGTCGGTGCCGTACTTCTCCAGCGCCTCGAATTGTTGTTCAGCGGTTTTGGTGGTCACGGTCTTTCCTTTCCGGGCCTCCGTCACGGCCTGGCGCAGGGCGGCCTCGGCGGGCAGGCCGGGCGCGCGGCTCTCGCGGCGCAGGGCGAGGAGCAGCGTGTCGGCGGCGATAAAGGTGTCGCCGAAGCTCCTGGCCTCCTCCTCGGCCTTCTGGAACGCGCGGTTCAGCGCGGGGTCGAGATACAGGTTGTCGCCGCCGCCCTGC is a genomic window of Deinococcus aerius containing:
- the clpB gene encoding ATP-dependent chaperone ClpB, with the translated sequence MNPERFTEAATQALAAAQQLAQQNHQQSLTVAHVLRTLTDNETAARALTAAGADLKALRSALDAEIAKLPRVQGGGDNLYLDPALNRAFQKAEEEARSFGDTFIAADTLLLALRRESRAPGLPAEAALRQAVTEARKGKTVTTKTAEQQFEALEKYGTDLTQRARDGKFDPVIGRDEEIRRVMQILLRRTKNNPVLIGEPGVGKTAIAEGLAIRIVKGDVPEGLKNKRIVSLEMGSLLAGAKFRGEFEERLKGVIDEVVQSQGEIILFVDEIHTIVGAGKTEGSPDAGNMLKPALARGELHLIGATTLDEYREIEKDPALERRFQPVFVDEPSVEDTISILRGIKERYQVHHNVEITDPALVAAAQLSHRYISDRQLPDKAIDLIDESAARLRMALESSPERIDQLQRRKLQLEIEREALKREKDQDSQNRLLDIEDSLRAITDELAEVRSRWEAERGEVQALREKREALDQVRTDIEKARREYDLQKAAELEYGRLPQLEREVQELERKLKGAEFAHMEVTEEDIAAVVSRWTGIPVSKLMEGEREKLLHLEEQLHGRVIGQDRAIVSVSDAIRRARAGLNDPNRPLGSFMFLGPTGVGKTELAKALAEFLFDSTDAMVRLDMSEYMEKHTVARLIGAPPGYVGYEEGGQLTEAVRRRPYSVILLDEIEKAHPDVFNVLLQVLDDGRLTDGQGRTVDFRNTLIIMTSNIGSPLILEAQARGDSAESIREQVLAVLQAHFRPEFLNRVDDVIVFDALTPADLQRIVEIQMSGLRRRLAERRVTLHLTESAKDKLAQLGYDPAFGARPLKRAIAREVETPLAREILSGHVPEGSTLTVDYDGQKFRFETGVLN
- the radA gene encoding DNA repair protein RadA, whose product is MAKVTTKYVCTSCGYQSAKPLGRCPNCQAWNSFEEEVPAVASSKARGGLGGYGGVTGGRLTPLSTVGRREEPRLPSGIPELDRVLGGGLVAGGVTLIGGEPGIGKSTLLLQVADKLARGGSTVLYVAGEESLEQIRLRADRLGVTAEIQLTRDTRAEHIAALMAEHKPALCIVDSIQTVTVEGDGTPGGVAQVREGTALLTRAAKETGTATVLVGHVTKEGTVAGPKVMEHIVDTTVFLETVGSFRLLRSVKNRFGQAGELGVFEMRGEGLVAVENPSAAFLAERPVGVPGSVVAATVDGQRPMLLEVQALAAKTPYPNPRRVVVGLDPRRVDVVLAVLERRLDLTLGGLDVYVNLAGGLKVPDPGLDLPVALAVYSAVVGRALPGNVAVFGEVGLAGEVRSTQGALRRAEEAARAGYRNLIVPPGLDGREGVRSVEEAVGLVWKATN
- a CDS encoding DUF2087 domain-containing protein, with product MTKSIAAFQDEYGRITGWPSDRRRAHQLAILDHLTGLFEPGRRYSEDEVMGVLADHSTLEDPGILLTELVDGDYLARGDGTYWRADSRPNG